In Candidatus Angelobacter sp., the sequence GACGTACATCCCACCACATGCGCGGCTTGAGCGTCCTGCCATTTGTCGCTAACGACGAAGGAGCGGTCGAGGTCGAGATGCCATTTGAACGCGGCTTCAGTCAGCAACCCGGCTTGAGGTTTGCGGCAGGGACAACGATCGGTTTCGTCATGAGGACAGACAAGGATGTCATCGAGGGGAAGACGCTGTTTGAGCAGGGCGTGCATCCGGTCCAGCTCGCGGCGGGCCAGATAACCGCGCGATAGCCCGGGCTGGTTCGTGATCGTCAGCAAGACGAATCCCGCCGCCTTCAACTGGCGCAAAGGATCGACCGCCGCCGGGTTCACTTGAAACTCGTCGAGAGAGAGCGGAGTGACCTGATGGTCGCGTTCGACCTTCGCCAGATTCAAAATTCCGTCTCTCTCAAAAAATACACCGGACTTCATACGAACTGACCAAGCATAAAGACGGCCGGACACGCCCGAGCAGAAACCAGCGTTAAATGCGTGTCTTTAGCGCGGTTCGGATTTGCAAAAGTGCGAGCGTGCGGACTAGAGGGGGTGTAAAGGATCTTCCGGCCGTCCAAAACGCCCTATTGGGTCAGATCCTTTGCGGAGCGAACACGACTTTCCATTTCTTTGACAATAGGCCGGGCGCGCGCCAGCGCGGCCTGTTCGGTCTGACCGGGAAACGGCCGCAGAACAACGCAGACGGCGGCGACCGCCTCGCCGTTGCGATCGTGCAATGGCAAAGTCACAAGCGTTTCCTTCTTGCCGCGGCCACAGTAAACAACGTCCCTCGCAACGACATCCTCCGCCGCCTTGCCGGCCGGTTGCCCAATTTCGTGTTTGTTGTCACCTGCGACGATATGGAGATCCGTTTTCGGCCCGGTCGCCGCGTAAATCTTCAACCCCAGCAGCCGTGGGTATTTCTCCAGGGTCTCTCGAACCAGTAGCGCCGCTAACGGTTCCTTCGGGCGGTAAATGATTTTTGTGTCGCCGAAATAACTGACCGAGTCGGACTTGGTCCAAAAACCGATTTTGCCCTCGCTAAACGTGGTGTCGGTAATGTCGGGGATCGCCTGTTTGCCATCGAGGAAACACCGTATTTTGTTGCCGGCGCAGTCGATGGCAAGTTCGTGCCAGGCATTGGTTTGAATCTCGATAACCGGGCCGATCGGATCCGTGTGGGTTCCGTCAACGAACTTGTAAAAGCGAAAGTTCTGTCCGAGCGAACTGACTCGCGCGATGTAGTAATTATTTTCGTCCTGGAGGCGGAAAGCCACGCCCGCCATCTGTTCAGCCGAACCGCTCACGGTCTTGAATCTTGTCGTGAGAGTGAAGTCGTCGAACGTTTGTTGTTCGAAGATAAGCAGGGGGAAATGTTCACCTGTGGCGTCGCGTGACAACTGCGCGAGCACCGGGTGCCGGGTGGCAACCGATGACTTGACCTCGGGTCCGGCGGACGACGGCCGGCTTTGGTCGTCGATGACCTTCCACTCGCCGGGTTTTCCTTCGCCGGACACTGCGCTGCGAAAACCAGGCGGCGGTTCGTTGAGGCGGGCTCCGCTGAAATCAAGATAGCACTCCGCCGCGCGCAAC encodes:
- a CDS encoding HAD-IIIA family hydrolase, with translation MKSGVFFERDGILNLAKVERDHQVTPLSLDEFQVNPAAVDPLRQLKAAGFVLLTITNQPGLSRGYLARRELDRMHALLKQRLPLDDILVCPHDETDRCPCRKPQAGLLTEAAFKWHLDLDRSFVVSDKWQDAQAAHVVGCTSLLLKSPWIGKGHHDFVLPNLDDVVRKIEQLQSSSLLLMDQP
- a CDS encoding family 16 glycoside hydrolase, which produces MFRLTTGIVILAFAWQLRAAECYLDFSGARLNEPPPGFRSAVSGEGKPGEWKVIDDQSRPSSAGPEVKSSVATRHPVLAQLSRDATGEHFPLLIFEQQTFDDFTLTTRFKTVSGSAEQMAGVAFRLQDENNYYIARVSSLGQNFRFYKFVDGTHTDPIGPVIEIQTNAWHELAIDCAGNKIRCFLDGKQAIPDITDTTFSEGKIGFWTKSDSVSYFGDTKIIYRPKEPLAALLVRETLEKYPRLLGLKIYAATGPKTDLHIVAGDNKHEIGQPAGKAAEDVVARDVVYCGRGKKETLVTLPLHDRNGEAVAAVCVVLRPFPGQTEQAALARARPIVKEMESRVRSAKDLTQ